CATAACATTAAAATAGGAGCCTTCTAATTTAGTCACTCCTATTTGTCCTATCCATTCTTGAATGCCGTAAGCACCTGCTTTATCAAATGGTTTGCAGGTGTTTATGTAGTATTCAATCTCTTCGTCTGTTAAATCTTTGAAAGTAACTTTAGTAATAGCATGTAGTGTTTTTTCAAAAGTTTTAGTTGTAAAACAAACCGAGGTAATAACTTCATGAGTGGTATTACTTAAAGATTTTATAATACTAAAAGCTTCGTCTTTATCTCTAGGTTTTCCTAAGGCTTTATTATGATGCCAAACTATGGTGTCGCTAGTAATAAGAATATCATTGTCTTTTAATTTGTTTTTAAAGGGAAGTGCTTTTAATTGAGCGAGATAGTTGCTAATTTCAAAATGTGTTAGGCGTGGTGGATACTCTTCTTTTACAGGTTTTAGAATGATTTCAAAATCTAATCCCAAGTTTTTGAAAAATTCTTGCCTTCTGGGAGAACCAGAAGCTAAAATAATATGGTGGCTTTTTAGTTTTTCGTTAAGCATCATTTAAGTAAGATATACTTGTATAAAAGTAAGGAAAGCATTCCAAAAAGCATCACTAATTTAAGTATGTTACTAATATGATGATGATCATTTTTAGTTGTAGCACTATAAGTTTTAATACATATATAGAGTAATGGGCCAATTATGAATAGCAAAAAGTAAATAACAGCTATTTGATTTTTGTACAAAGAATTAATCGTATAGTAAGCAATAGTAAAAAGCGGTACAAATGATAAAACAAATAATACTTTGGTAGCACGGTCTCTACCAATTACAATAGGTAACGTTTTCATGCCTACTTTATAGTCACCATCAATATCTTCAATGTCTTTGGCTATTTCTCTTAGTAAATTAATGATGAACGCAAATATGGCATAATCAAGTACCGTGTTAAAATACATCAGTTGCATTTGCTGATTTTGTGGCGTAATACCTGGAAGTAATTCAAAAACACCCACAATAATAATACTTAATGCTACTAAAATAGAAATAACAATATTACCTATTAAAAGTGTTCGTTTTAAATAAGTGGCATACACATAAAGTAATGCCGAAATAATAACAAAAATGGAAAAGAAAGGGCTTTTTCCAACCAGATGTGATATATAGAAGCCAATACCAACACCAATAACATTAAAAGCAATAAATAAATTATAAGCTGTTTTTTCCGAAATAGATTTACCAATGATTAATTTATCTGGTTTGTTTACAAAATCAGTTTCGACATCATAAATGTCATTAATAATATTTCCCGCAGCAGCAATAGAAATAGTCGAAAGAATTAAAAGTGTAATTCCTAAAGGTGTTAAGCTTATTTGAGCGCCAAATGGTTCTAAAAAGGCATATTTAATAAGTAATTGCACAAGGGCAATCATGAGTAAGTTTTTCCAGCGAATGAGATTTAAGAAGTTCAATATCTGAATATACTTTTAGTTTATAAGTTAGACATGAAATTGTCAATTAATAATTTAATGATGAAAAGGATAAAAATAAATACGAAAACGAATATAACAATTGTTTTTCTCATTATAATTTTTTCACTTTTTCTAATCTTATTTTTTATGACTTCTCTTTCTGATTTTGTTAATTTTTTATGCGAAAAATCGAGTTGATAATGTAAATACGTTTCATTGTTTAATTTTTCTTTAAGAACAGAAAAAGGCTTATTAGCATATTGATTGAAAACATTTTGATTGTTACCAAATCCAATATAACCAAATCCAGTGCTATGTCTTCTTCTGTTTCTTTTCACAAATAATATCTTTGCGTCCT
The Flavivirga spongiicola genome window above contains:
- a CDS encoding Maf-like protein is translated as MLNEKLKSHHIILASGSPRRQEFFKNLGLDFEIILKPVKEEYPPRLTHFEISNYLAQLKALPFKNKLKDNDILITSDTIVWHHNKALGKPRDKDEAFSIIKSLSNTTHEVITSVCFTTKTFEKTLHAITKVTFKDLTDEEIEYYINTCKPFDKAGAYGIQEWIGQIGVTKLEGSYFNVMGLPTHLVYKTLNAIVDASS
- a CDS encoding geranylgeranylglycerol-phosphate geranylgeranyltransferase, producing MNFLNLIRWKNLLMIALVQLLIKYAFLEPFGAQISLTPLGITLLILSTISIAAAGNIINDIYDVETDFVNKPDKLIIGKSISEKTAYNLFIAFNVIGVGIGFYISHLVGKSPFFSIFVIISALLYVYATYLKRTLLIGNIVISILVALSIIIVGVFELLPGITPQNQQMQLMYFNTVLDYAIFAFIINLLREIAKDIEDIDGDYKVGMKTLPIVIGRDRATKVLFVLSFVPLFTIAYYTINSLYKNQIAVIYFLLFIIGPLLYICIKTYSATTKNDHHHISNILKLVMLFGMLSLLLYKYILLK